The genomic segment AGCACCAGTATGACAGAGATACTATTTAAATTGAAGCACCAGAAGCACCAGAACAGCCCATGAAAACATCTGCTTTTAGTTTGAGGATGTCCACACAAATCAGATCTTATATAGAAAAAGGACTTTGTTGATTTGAACtaatttaagtgtgtgtgtgtgtgtgtcatacaaTGGTACATTtacacaacagaacagaacacaGCAGAACACAACCTCAGGGCAGTTTTAGAGtacttcattttgattttctcACACTGCATGTTCCTAATTTCATAAAATAACCTTCAATTTTATAAGAAATGACTCCATGCatcaataataatcataaataataaatgtttgatAATATAATACTGATGTGGGTCATAGATTCAGGTTTGACCTAGGTACAGGATACACCACCACTGACTTTCATGAGATGACTAACTTTCCAAACTGGTGCGTAGTAATAAAAACATTGGAAACAGAGCAGTGGGATGGCTGTGAGAATATAATCGTGTGAGAGAGCAGAGATTTGGCTTGTCCTGTATCCCCATCATATCCTAGAAGTGTAAAAAAGGGTTTAATGTCAAGTTGAGAAcgcacagaagaagaaaatgggtcattttggttttaaatgcTCATATCATATACAgactatttttgtcttttttcctgtgaACTCCAGATCTACAGATGAAGTCAACTGGTCATACTGCGCACTAAACTAGTATGCTATATCTAGATGAAAGAATTAAGTATTTTTAGCAGATTTTTGTAACCTTCTGAGGTCATGCACAAGAATCTGTTAGGAGCCAACTAAATTAGACCAAACATAGTTGGACATCGATGTGAGCCATGCCTCAGACCTGCATATAAGCTAATGTTACATTTTCCAGCATCCATCAAACGACCAGCCTATACTTAGACACTATCATTATATTGTGAGCTAGGCTTAGATCATCAAATGAGTCAAGAGCAGCACTGAAATTTAGGTTTAAAGTGCCTTCAGATGTTCTGGAGATGTTTGAATGATAACTGGTCCTTGTGTTTCTGCTAGACTGAAGGTAATACCACTTATCAAGGATGGGTTGATTTCTAAAATCGTGGCCTTGTgtttaaaaatctgtaaaattaGACCACCAAGTGGTTACAAGTACTTTAAAACAAATTCAAGGATGTTAGGGATGCTACATACTGTAATCTGACGTTCTAAGTGAAGTGGACTCTGACACGTGGAGCCACTGCCACCAGGTGGGATTCATTAGTTTACGTGGCTCAGAGGCAAATGTGACTCAGCTAAAATACAGAGCAAAGTCTGCAGTCTATTTTTATGTATTCTTAATTTTGCTTGAGTCATGTTTAGTGGCTTCACTTAACTGGGTTACCAGAAATGCTATCAATTTACCGCAACGTATAAATTAGTAAATAGCTAGTCCTGAAGTTCATTACTCGACCCTGCAAAAGTGGAGATGGTCATAAGTCTGAGCTTTCGTGCAGGTAAATGGGAAAAATTAGGACAAATAAAGCTTCCACTTCACCGATTTTACACTGCACCTTCATGTAATCCCTGGCTGAAATGCAATGCTCATGCAATGACAGGAAAGACGACCAGCCTTTGAATAATTTTTCCTCccataaaagaaaaacctcaaaaCCCAGTTTCCGCTGACTGGCTGCTTTTATTCCCTCTTGGATGCAAAGTGGCAGAGCAAACTGCTCAGGAGGGATGAGTGTGGGAAAGCTGCTCCACACACTGGCCAAACCAGCAGGCTGACATGCTTTCTGCATGATGCTGCTATACTGACCAGAAATTAGAGTATGGAGAGCCACTGTGAAATTTTGACGCTATTATATGATCTGTGACACAtcgttttttttgctttgctttgtgtcCGTGCCTGGAGGCCAGGCTAGTTGCTTCTGCAGCTGGAGATCTGGCAACAAGTTAACTTGGTCTTTTTGTAAATCAATACTTGTGGTTAACCAGCAAGGAAAAAGAGACTTCATACACTTCATTGGTTGTGTGTCACACACATCACTTATATATGTTCAGCTGAGGAGGATCGTAAAAGGGATCGGGAATTTCATTGACAGATTTAGATAAaagttttatattatttttatgtgtagTGGGATATTTTAAGTGCAGGGACTGTTGCTTTGGGGTCAGTCAGCTGTTTTGAGAGTGTGAAATACAATTTTGTCAGGATCATAGTGAGAACTTTAGAAGTATAGATGACCAAATGAGTCCACATGCTGCAGTGCAACCCCACCAACAGTCATCAAACAAGCTTGACAAATTTAAGACCTGTCTATAAATTACCACCCACCTGTATGTTAGCTTACTATATACAtgtgtttttttactttatatgtTTGTAGTTCATGTACCTATTTTGCCTCAAACGTTCCAAAtcagtaataaaataataaacacccACCATGTGTAATTGGGAATATAATGGTAAAAGATTACAGAATAAAAACACTCTAAATTCCCTTAAAAGGCCGTGTTCAACCCTGAATTGAATGACTGTATGATTTATGAttcatgaagtaaaaaaaactaaccctgATCTGCTTCGTGTCTCATTTGTAGGCAATGCTGATGTTACTTTAATAAATTGTGaactaataaaacattttaagtcGAACATCTTCACAGGATCATGTGGatttagaggaaaatgtttCAAGATCTAAGAAACCCTGAATCTGCATTGAGCAATTTCAAGTTTCTGGCGACAAATTAGGAAAACTTTTAAGGTTGCCAGGTTGAATGTGCCGACCAGCTGGAGAGACTGAAGTAGGTGAACAATTAATGCTTTATCCTTCTTctacagctgtaaaaatgtccctcaacatttccacattttaataCATGACTTTTGACTGGTTTTtgcagctggaaaaacaaaaacgttaacAATGGTTCTGGATCACTGATGTCTCAGTAAACCAggagtgtgacagagagaacCAGGGTCCATTCAGTGACTGAGATTATCTAATGTAGCTGTGCATTTCCTCTATGGTTAAATGTGGTGGGTAGCGAGAGGAATTAcggcactgctgctgctttgttgtcTACTTCATGTCATCCTTTCATCATATGAACTAAATGTAATCAATTAATGTCACTACAGttacatatttcaaaatgtacGACTTTTAAACACATTGATACTTGTTTCAAAAAAGCCCTGTTTATAAACGAGAAAGGAAACTTTACCTGCAGCTAATGAGCTTGAGATGGTAAAAGAAAGTtgatattttttctgaatttttcaTAGTAGGTCATAAATTTAGAGGTAAAGTCATTATTGAAACCTGATGCTGATCGCAGCAATAACATGCAATGCCAGTATATAAAGAGTCAAATAAAGTGACTGCAAACTTTGTTGAAACTATTCAGTCTGTATAGTCTCCTCCCCAGCCATTTCCTTCTCCACAATGTTTCCCAGACATGTTGGAAAGACAGACTCATTTGTCTCAGGGCTTCAAGTTTTGGAGAGCATCATGTCTGGGCTTCTGTAAAATAATATAGCTATTTTCAGCCTCATGAGTGATCCAAACAGGCTGCAACCATAACCAAAATTAACCCTCCAGATACCATGAACTACCTCAGTTTTCCAGTCTTCCCAGTCTGTGCGTGTAATGTTAAACATCAACTTATTCACTCTTTCATGGATGGCACTACTGTATTCTGTGAACTTGCATAAGTGCCAGTCGAATTTCTGTATATAGAACTGCATGATTTAGAACGTTCTTTATTTatagagtaaaaaaaagaaaattaattggtttatgtgacatttattcattatattataaacaaacaaacaatgatgCCTCTATAAATAGAGAATTCAGGAGACATTTAAGTTGCACATATTGTTGCTTCTGTTTCCCCTCCAAACACTGCTGTATGATTTCTCTCATAATTTGGATGTTGCAGAAGTATTACCACCAAAGCCTTCCTCATGCTGGGCTGacagtgttgttttgtgtgtccccTGGCATAAATATCTTCTGAGTTGCTATGAAACCTGGGTAACAGAAGATGTGAGTGTCTGTAGTTTCTCTGGTTAGTACCAGTATGACCGTTGTTGCCGCCTGTTCTCCTGAATACCCATCTTCTCCATGACCTCTTCCTCCAGGGTTTTCAGCGATGGTACGTAAGTCTTTTGTAGAGTGTCTTCTGGACTGGTGTCTTTAGGCCCATCTGTGaggttgggaaaaaaacaggccccattgaaaaaaaaaaaaaaaaaaaagcaggccatgaaaagtaaaatcaagATTTCCATCTTTTTATGGCATTTTATGGCATTTGAGTCTctgctggacaaaaaaaaatggttgcTGACTGTTGATTACTCATGGAATAAACTGTATCAACTTTGGGCCCTGAGGAGAAAACCActccaaaaaaaacacacacctttccACTGCTCTGGTACAATGCCGTCTCGTCGCTCCACAACAGGCTTAGGGATGATTCGGCCCGTCCTGACAGACACTCGGACTCTCTCACCCTCCTCTGTGAATTTCCATTCCACTTCAGTGGGCTTCCTGAAAGATTAATGTCGGTATGACACAATTTGATCTGTTAAGATTCATTCAGAAGTGCTTTGAATAGTGTTGTCCTGGGGCAACACTTTTAATAATTGGATGTAATACAAGCATCAACTACAACATAGAAACTTTAGATGCACACTGATGTCAGAACCAAACTGAATCATGATAGGCAAAATATGTTTCCTAATATATTCAACTTTTCCATTATTGCTGTGCTGTCATTTCAACACCAACTGCAGAACTTTGGGTGAAACAGTGAAAGCTGGAAAAAGCACCATAACACACTTTGACTGCTTACCTGTGGTTCAGCTATTGATGAGGTCCTGAGATGTACATGCATAGCCACAACTATAATGCTGCATTGTTGGAATGCTTACTGTACCTGTCTGAGGGGTCTATCAGGGTGACATCATGTAGCAGAATAGGTGCCTCACTGGCAATGTAAGTCCCACGATAATCCCCCGTTTGTCCAATATACCTGTGATGCTGACAGAGAAAAcaatagtttgtgttttttctcacaTGCCTGTTGATGAGAAGGTTAGTGCACTTTGACAATGGCTACTCCCTGACAGCCTTGGCCTAAGATATTTGGCTCCATCTGGTGGagctaaaaaataaacacagggGATTTTATACCATTGAAGTTTCACTGTTTTGCATTATTGATGAAAGTTAAGATTGGCTCTATGTATGTTAAAGCATCATTGCACTGTGTAGAGAAAACAGATATTGCAAGCATCTTATTTACTTATATACTTAGCATCTTAATACTACATACACTAAAGATACACTAAATAACATATAgataaatgtcagaaatgttgCTAATTTTATTGTTAGACAT from the Echeneis naucrates chromosome 11, fEcheNa1.1, whole genome shotgun sequence genome contains:
- the mrpl24 gene encoding large ribosomal subunit protein uL24m, whose protein sequence is MRLTALLSMAAKVVSPKGYRYGTNRPWTAAALRRNPPGKKRRKVFVEPIAPEDWTVLRGDTVQILTGKDKGKQGKVTQVFRHRNWVILEGLNTHHRYIGQTGDYRGTYIASEAPILLHDVTLIDPSDRKPTEVEWKFTEEGERVRVSVRTGRIIPKPVVERRDGIVPEQWKDGPKDTSPEDTLQKTYVPSLKTLEEEVMEKMGIQENRRQQRSYWY